The following DNA comes from Opitutaceae bacterium.
GAAACTCGACGCGGGCGAACGGGCTGCTCTCGAGGCATGCCAGACAGAGATCCACTTTTTGCCGTTCCTCCCGGGCTTCAGCACAACCGAGCTGATTCGACGCGTCCGCGCCGCCGGCGAGATCTAGATTCCTGCACTCTGAGTACGAGATCTTCGCCCCGTCCACCTAGCACCCGGCTTACGCACTTACACTTCTTACGCTCTTACACTTCTTACGCTCTTACACCACTTACGCTCTTACACCACTTACGCTCTTAAGTTTTCCAATGCGTCTCGTCATTCTTGGCTCAGGTCGCGGCTCCAATGCCGAGGCAATCCTCCGAGTGCAACAGGCCGGTCGTCTCGGGCGTGCGCAGGTGGTCCAGATATTCTCGGATAAACCCGACGCAGGTATCTTGGCCCTGGGCCCCCGCTACGACGTGCCCGCGAGCTTTCTGGATGCTTCACCATTCAAGACCAAGCTCGAGGGAGCCGGGGAAGAACGCTATATCCGGGAGATAGCCGCACGTCAGCCTGACCTGGTTGTGCTCGCCGGGTTCATGCGCGTGCTGAAGCCCGCTTTTCTGCGCGCCTTCCAGGGCAGAATCATCAACCTCCATCCAAGCCTGCTCCCTTCCTTTCCCGGCCTCGACGCAATTGGACAAGCATTGCGTCGCGGTGTGAAAGTTACCGGCTGCACCGTTCACTATGTCACGGAGGAGGTCGACGGAGGTCCCATTTTGGATCAGATTGCGGTGAGAATCGAAGCGGGGGA
Coding sequences within:
- the purN gene encoding phosphoribosylglycinamide formyltransferase encodes the protein MRLVILGSGRGSNAEAILRVQQAGRLGRAQVVQIFSDKPDAGILALGPRYDVPASFLDASPFKTKLEGAGEERYIREIAARQPDLVVLAGFMRVLKPAFLRAFQGRIINLHPSLLPSFPGLDAIGQALRRGVKVTGCTVHYVTEEVDGGPILDQIAVRIEAGDDAESLAAKVHAAEHELLPAVIARIAG